The following coding sequences lie in one Rutidosis leptorrhynchoides isolate AG116_Rl617_1_P2 chromosome 6, CSIRO_AGI_Rlap_v1, whole genome shotgun sequence genomic window:
- the LOC139851970 gene encoding FRIGIDA-like protein 4a produces MGSISISDPGDSTQVPSFDEFQRQTSLMTSCTLLWKELSDHFTSLEQTLVTKSDAIKHKIETLDTETKASLVSLEQRQTTIDNSVAIALQKIESAVKAATAAVAGISNSDDAVPEVDDSEGLLLQLKSYCVKMDALGFWRFVSSKKKEMELMKSEIPLALSECVDPARFVIEAMSEVFPVDQRKVCLNDMSWACVLMLESLIPVMVDPILGNTRALITPSVKKTAIEITEKWKKNLEDVNNNKKAPDDVHTFFQYLITFGIVEKDDLDFYRKLVIGSAWRKQMPKLALSLGLADQMPDMIEELISRGQQIDAVHFTYEVGLVERFPPVSLLKAFLKDAKKAATSILEDPNNSSRAVFLAARKEQSALKAVIRCIEEYKLEAEFPPENLKKRLEQLEKVKVEKKRPAAVGPANKRTRASNVGPMPPAKAGRITNAYVSSFPAPPTFVRSPSHTQYPAGVPSYSVPPPMYGHGSRSPPTNPYAAYSPEAAPLSPPLSYPGTPPMSYPPYGGYGNGMAHAYPQAYYR; encoded by the exons ATGGGCTCGATTTCCATCTCCGATCCCGGCGACTCAACTCAGGTTCCGAGTTTCGATGAGTTTCAACGGCAGACGTCACTCATGACCAGCTGCACTCTTCTCTGGAAAGAACTTTCCGATCACTTTACATCTCTCGAACAAACACTTGTAACCAAATCAGATGCTATTAAACACAAAATCGAAACCCTAGATACTGAAACAAAAGCCTCACTTGTGTCTCTCGAACAACGCCAAACCACCATTGATAACTCAGTCGCAATCGCTCTTCAAAAAATCGAATCCGCCGTCAAAGCCGCCACCGCCGCCGTTGCCGGAATTAGTAATTCCGATGACGCCGTTCCCGAAGTTGACGATTCTGAAGGCTTATTGTTGCAATTGAAGTCGTACTGTGTGAAAATGGACGCGCTAGGGTTTTGGAGGTTTGTTAGTAGTAAAAAGAAGGAAATGGAATTAATGAAAAGTGAAATACCTTTGGCGTTAAGTGAGTGTGTAGATCCAGCTAGGTTTGTTATTGAAGCTATGTCTGAAGTGTTTCCGGTGGATCAAAGGAAAGTGTGCTTGAATGATATGAGTTGGGCTTGTGTTTTGATGTTAGAGAGTTTGATTCCGGTGATGGTGGACCCAATATTGGGGAATACTAGGGCTTTAATTACACCTAGTGTGAAGAAGACTGCTATTGAGATTACTGAAAAATGGAAGAAGAATTTAGAGGATGTTAACAACAACAAGAAGGCTCCTGATGATGTCCATACTTTCTTCCAGTATTTGATTACTTTTGGGATTGTGGAAAAAGATGATCTTGATTTTTACAGGAAGCTTGTTATTGGTTCTGCTTGGCGTAAACAGATGCCTAAACTTGCTCTTTCTCTTGGCCTTGCTGATCAAATGCCTG ATATGATTGAAGAATTAATTAGTAGGGGACAACAGATTGACGCCGTCCATTTTACTTATGAAGTTGGCCTTGTAGAAAGGTTCCCCCCTGTTTCGCTACTGAAAGCTTTTCTCAAGGATGCTAAAAAAGCCGCAACATCTATTCTTGAAGATCCGAACAATTCTAGCCGTGCTGTG TTTTTAGCTGCACGCAAAGAGCAATCCGCACTTAAAGCCGTCATCAGGTGCATTGAGGAATACAAACTCGAAGCTGAGTTTCCTCCCGAGAACCTGAAAAAGCGGCTGGAGCAGCTGGAGAAGGTGAAGGTTGAGAAGAAGAGGCCAGCTGCAGTAGGTCCTGCAAACAAAAGAACCCGTGCTAGCAATGTTGGACCCATGCCACCCGCAAAGGCAGGTCGTATCACAAATGCTTATGTTTCCTCATTTCCAGCACCTCCCACGTTTGTGAGGTCTCCGTCACACACCCAATACCCTGCTGGGGTCCCGTCATACTCTGTCCCACCACCAATGTACGGTCATGGAAGCAGGAGTCCACCGACAAACCCTTATGCCGCCTACTCACCTGAAGCTGCACCTCTATCTCCTCCACTATCGTACCCGGGGACTCCACCAATGAGCTATCCTCCTTATGGAGGGTATGGAAATGGTATGGCACACGCTTACCCGCAGGCTTACTACCGGTAG